From Sparus aurata chromosome 9, fSpaAur1.1, whole genome shotgun sequence, a single genomic window includes:
- the LOC115587829 gene encoding collagen alpha-3(VI) chain-like isoform X1, with translation MRRHRLLPLCALLGVLFAGLLPNLDAQEVLTVGNRDVIFLIDITMGTQSIVAVRDFIKRFVDVMPIGPDQVQVGVAQFSTTPRLVMDLNSYGTRDEINNALSGIRPRPGQTVNIGAALDFVRTNMLRPEKGSRLQRGVPQLILLMTSKKSSDSVEEPARALLRTGALTLAAGAKTADVDELRQIAFSENVVFALRDFRAMPRNPKAILDSLSTLAGVVVTEVPTEPVVEITTVQTQRVVRDIVFLVDGSNYIVSSFPYVRDFIINVVNQLDVRPDRVQIGLLQFAERPRIEFYLNSYSNRQDVVNKISQLRLTGGSVLKTGAAMNYALSNMFQSSTGSRRWQGVQQVLVLITGGPAQDELKSVADKLALAGVLTFTVSSGQADQALLQSVAFVPDLAYHDAQFSNLPAMAELVMPKLIAEVNDTDVTTASFPDEPVAGGERDVAFLIDGTDNVRADFPYIRDFIIKVIEPLDIGIDKVRVSVVQHSERPSPSFYLNTYQTKDEVIRAVNGLSVAGGRSLNTGAALRFMKDTIFSERLGSRTAQNVPQFLIVLSGSRSRDNVKEPAGSLKTEGVVPFGIGVKDADPKQIEAISHNPSFAFIVKEFSELSTIPGQLNTYVSLPKEQLEVVLQQAMAELVMPKLIAEVNDTDVTTASFPDEPVAGGERDVAFLIDGTDNVRADFPYIRDFIIKVIEPLDIGIDKVRVSVVQHSERPSPSFYLNTYQTKDEVIRAVNGLSVAGGRSLNTGAALRFMKDTIFSERLGSRTAQNVPQFLIVLSGSSSRDNVKEPAGSLKTEGVVPFGIGVKDADPKQIEAISHNPSFAFIVKEFSELSTIPGQLNTYVSLPKEQLEVVLQQEIRLWKLVDEREKMMEQVKKLKAQLEQKTQKNGTESNSSPDGEILENGTDPNIIELQRDSNRQISDLKFKLVKAEQEVTALEQNVTRLEGQVVRYKSAAENAEKVEDELKAEILKMERELRSALDKVDELESNNSHLSKRLE, from the exons ATGAGGCGGCACCGGTTGTTACCGCTGTGCGCCCTCCTGGGCGTCCTGTTCGCAGGACTCCTCCCTAACCTTGATGCTCAGGAAG TCTTGACAGTTGGAAACCGAGACGTCATTTTCCTAATCGACATTACAATGGGTACACAGAGCATCGTAGCTGTGCGTGACTTCATCAAGCGGTTTGTCGACGTCATGCCAATCGGTCCAGACCAAGTTCAAGTGGGTGTGGCCCAGTTCAGCACTACCCCACGTCTAGTGATGGATCTCAACTCTTACGGAACCAGGGATGAGATAAATAATGCTTTGAGTGGCATCAGACCAAGACCCGGGCAGACAGTCAACATTGGAGCAGCCTTGGACTTTGTGCGGACGAACATGCTGCGACCTGAGAAAGGCAGTCGCCTTCAGAGGGGGGTACCCCAGCTCATACTGTTAATGACCAGTAAAAAATCCAGTGACAGTGTGGAAGAACCTGCAAGGGCCCTGCTGAGAACGGGGGCACTGACTTTAGCTGCAGGCGCCAAGACTGCAGATGTAGATGAACTGAGGCAGATTGCCTTTTCCGAAAATGTTGTGTTCGCTCTGAGGGACTTCCGTGCAATGCCTCGTAACCCAAAGGCAATTTTGGATTCACTTTCAACACTAGCTGGGGTTGTGGTGACCGAAGTACCTACCGAGCCAG TGGTGGAGATAACCACAGTGCAGACTCAAAGAGTGGTTAGAGACATTGTCTTCCTTGTGGATGGGTCAAACTACATTGTCAGCAGCTTTCCCTATGTGAGAGACTTCATCATCAACGTGGTCAACCAGCTCGATGTACGACCTGACAGGGTCCAGATTGGTCTCCTGCAGTTTGCTGAGCGCCCCAGAATTGAATTTTATCTGAACAGCTACAGCAACAGACAAGATGTTGTGAATAAAATCTCTCAGCTGAGGCTGACTGGAGGCTCAGTTTTGAAAACAGGAGCTGCCATGAATTATGCCCTTTCCAACATGTTCCAGTCATCAACTGGGTCACGCAGATGGCAGGGAGTCCAGCAGGTGTTGGTTCTGATCACAGGTGGCCCAGCCCAGGATGAGCTTAAATCTGTAGCAGATAAATTGGCTCTGGCTGGTGTTTTGACCTTCACAGTCAGTTCTGGGCAAGCAGATCAGGCCCTTCTGCAATCTGTTGCCTTTGTTCCAGATTTGGCTTACCATGACGCACAATTCTCTAATTTACCAGCTATGGCTGAACTCGTAATGCCAAAGTTAATCGCAGAGGTCAACGATACAGATGTGACAACAGCATCATTCCCTGATGAACCTG TTGCTGGTGGTGAACGGGATGTTGCCTTCCTCATTGATGGCACTGACAATGTCCGAGCAGATTTTCCCTACATCCGGGATTTTATCATTAAAGTAATCGAACCACTCGACATTGGGATTGACAAGGTACGAGTTTCAGTGGTTCAACACAGCGAGAGGCCATCTCCAAGTTTCTACCTGAACACTTATCAAACCAAAGATGAGGTGATAAGAGCTGTTAATGGTTTGTCCGTGGCTGGTGGACGTAGTCTGAACACGGGAGCTGCTCTGAGATTCATGAAGGACACCATCTTCTCTGAAAGGCTGGGCAGCCGGACTGCGCAAAATGTCCCTCAGTTTCTGATCGTTCTGAGTGGAAGCAGGTCCAGGGATAACGTGAAGGAACCTGCTGGTTCACTGAAGACAGAGGGAGTCGTACCATTTGGCATTGGTGTCAAGGATGCAGACCCAAAGCAGATTGAGGCCATTTCACACAACCCTTCGTTTGCCTTCATTGTGAAGGAATTCAGTGAGCTCAGCACCATCCCAGGACAGCTCAACACCTATGTGAGCCTTCCAAAGGAACAGCTGGAAGTCGTCCTGCAGCAAG CTATGGCTGAACTCGTAATGCCAAAGTTAATCGCAGAGGTCAACGATACAGATGTGACAACAGCATCATTCCCTGATGAACCTG TTGCTGGTGGTGAAAGGGATGTTGCCTTCCTCATTGATGGCACTGACAATGTCCGAGCAGATTTTCCCTACATCCGGGATTTTATCATTAAAGTAATCGAACCACTCGACATTGGGATCGACAAGGTACGAGTTTCAGTGGTTCAACACAGCGAGAGGCCATCTCCAAGTTTCTACCTGAACACTTATCAAACCAAAGATGAGGTGATAAGAGCTGTTAATGGTTTGTCCGTGGCTGGTGGACGTAGTCTGAACACGGGAGCTGCTCTGAGATTCATGAAGGACACCATCTTCTCTGAAAGGCTGGGCAGCCGGACTGCGCAAAATGTCCCTCAGTTTCTGATCGTTCTGAGTGGAAGCAGTTCCAGGGATAACGTGAAGGAACCTGCTGGTTCACTGAAGACAGAGGGAGTCGTACCATTTGGCATTGGTGTCAAGGATGCAGACCCAAAGCAGATTGAGGCCATTTCACACAACCCTTCGTTTGCCTTCATTGTGAAGGAATTCAGTGAGCTCAGCACCATCCCAGGACAGCTCAACACCTATGTGAGCCTTCCAAAGGAACAGCTGGAAGTCGTCCTGCAGCAAG AGATTCGTCTGTGGAAACTGGTGGATGAGCGTGAGAAAATGATGGAGCAG GTGAAGAAACTAAAGGCTCAGCTGGAACAGAAGACTCAGAAGAACGGCACGGAGAGCAACTCAAGCCCAGATGGTGAAATCCTTGAAAACGGCACCGATCCAAACATCATAGAACTGCAGA GAGACTCTAACAGACAAATAAGTGACTTGAAGTTCAAACTTGTGAAGGCGGAACAAGAAGTCACTGCTTTGGAACAAAAC GTGACCAGACTTGAAGGTCAGGTGGTGCGATAcaagtctgcagcagagaacgcAGAGAAGGTGGAGGACGAGCTGAAGGCGGAGATACtgaaaatggagagagag TTGCGATCAGCGCTGGACAAAGTCGACGAACTCGAGTCGAACAACAGCCACCTTTCCAAGAGACTAGAGTAG
- the LOC115587829 gene encoding collagen alpha-3(VI) chain-like isoform X2 produces the protein MRRHRLLPLCALLGVLFAGLLPNLDAQEVLTVGNRDVIFLIDITMGTQSIVAVRDFIKRFVDVMPIGPDQVQVGVAQFSTTPRLVMDLNSYGTRDEINNALSGIRPRPGQTVNIGAALDFVRTNMLRPEKGSRLQRGVPQLILLMTSKKSSDSVEEPARALLRTGALTLAAGAKTADVDELRQIAFSENVVFALRDFRAMPRNPKAILDSLSTLAGVVVTEVPTEPVVEITTVQTQRVVRDIVFLVDGSNYIVSSFPYVRDFIINVVNQLDVRPDRVQIGLLQFAERPRIEFYLNSYSNRQDVVNKISQLRLTGGSVLKTGAAMNYALSNMFQSSTGSRRWQGVQQVLVLITGGPAQDELKSVADKLALAGVLTFTVSSGQADQALLQSVAFVPDLAYHDAQFSNLPAMAELVMPKLIAEVNDTDVTTASFPDEPVAGGERDVAFLIDGTDNVRADFPYIRDFIIKVIEPLDIGIDKVRVSVVQHSERPSPSFYLNTYQTKDEVIRAVNGLSVAGGRSLNTGAALRFMKDTIFSERLGSRTAQNVPQFLIVLSGSRSRDNVKEPAGSLKTEGVVPFGIGVKDADPKQIEAISHNPSFAFIVKEFSELSTIPGQLNTYVSLPKEQLEVVLQQAMAELVMPKLIAEVNDTDVTTASFPDEPVAGGERDVAFLIDGTDNVRADFPYIRDFIIKVIEPLDIGIDKVRVSVVQHSERPSPSFYLNTYQTKDEVIRAVNGLSVAGGRSLNTGAALRFMKDTIFSERLGSRTAQNVPQFLIVLSGSSSRDNVKEPAGSLKTEGVVPFGIGVKDADPKQIEAISHNPSFAFIVKEFSELSTIPGQLNTYVSLPKEQLEVVLQQEIRLWKLVDEREKMMEQVKKLKAQLEQKTQKNGTESNSSPDGDSNRQISDLKFKLVKAEQEVTALEQNVTRLEGQVVRYKSAAENAEKVEDELKAEILKMERELRSALDKVDELESNNSHLSKRLE, from the exons ATGAGGCGGCACCGGTTGTTACCGCTGTGCGCCCTCCTGGGCGTCCTGTTCGCAGGACTCCTCCCTAACCTTGATGCTCAGGAAG TCTTGACAGTTGGAAACCGAGACGTCATTTTCCTAATCGACATTACAATGGGTACACAGAGCATCGTAGCTGTGCGTGACTTCATCAAGCGGTTTGTCGACGTCATGCCAATCGGTCCAGACCAAGTTCAAGTGGGTGTGGCCCAGTTCAGCACTACCCCACGTCTAGTGATGGATCTCAACTCTTACGGAACCAGGGATGAGATAAATAATGCTTTGAGTGGCATCAGACCAAGACCCGGGCAGACAGTCAACATTGGAGCAGCCTTGGACTTTGTGCGGACGAACATGCTGCGACCTGAGAAAGGCAGTCGCCTTCAGAGGGGGGTACCCCAGCTCATACTGTTAATGACCAGTAAAAAATCCAGTGACAGTGTGGAAGAACCTGCAAGGGCCCTGCTGAGAACGGGGGCACTGACTTTAGCTGCAGGCGCCAAGACTGCAGATGTAGATGAACTGAGGCAGATTGCCTTTTCCGAAAATGTTGTGTTCGCTCTGAGGGACTTCCGTGCAATGCCTCGTAACCCAAAGGCAATTTTGGATTCACTTTCAACACTAGCTGGGGTTGTGGTGACCGAAGTACCTACCGAGCCAG TGGTGGAGATAACCACAGTGCAGACTCAAAGAGTGGTTAGAGACATTGTCTTCCTTGTGGATGGGTCAAACTACATTGTCAGCAGCTTTCCCTATGTGAGAGACTTCATCATCAACGTGGTCAACCAGCTCGATGTACGACCTGACAGGGTCCAGATTGGTCTCCTGCAGTTTGCTGAGCGCCCCAGAATTGAATTTTATCTGAACAGCTACAGCAACAGACAAGATGTTGTGAATAAAATCTCTCAGCTGAGGCTGACTGGAGGCTCAGTTTTGAAAACAGGAGCTGCCATGAATTATGCCCTTTCCAACATGTTCCAGTCATCAACTGGGTCACGCAGATGGCAGGGAGTCCAGCAGGTGTTGGTTCTGATCACAGGTGGCCCAGCCCAGGATGAGCTTAAATCTGTAGCAGATAAATTGGCTCTGGCTGGTGTTTTGACCTTCACAGTCAGTTCTGGGCAAGCAGATCAGGCCCTTCTGCAATCTGTTGCCTTTGTTCCAGATTTGGCTTACCATGACGCACAATTCTCTAATTTACCAGCTATGGCTGAACTCGTAATGCCAAAGTTAATCGCAGAGGTCAACGATACAGATGTGACAACAGCATCATTCCCTGATGAACCTG TTGCTGGTGGTGAACGGGATGTTGCCTTCCTCATTGATGGCACTGACAATGTCCGAGCAGATTTTCCCTACATCCGGGATTTTATCATTAAAGTAATCGAACCACTCGACATTGGGATTGACAAGGTACGAGTTTCAGTGGTTCAACACAGCGAGAGGCCATCTCCAAGTTTCTACCTGAACACTTATCAAACCAAAGATGAGGTGATAAGAGCTGTTAATGGTTTGTCCGTGGCTGGTGGACGTAGTCTGAACACGGGAGCTGCTCTGAGATTCATGAAGGACACCATCTTCTCTGAAAGGCTGGGCAGCCGGACTGCGCAAAATGTCCCTCAGTTTCTGATCGTTCTGAGTGGAAGCAGGTCCAGGGATAACGTGAAGGAACCTGCTGGTTCACTGAAGACAGAGGGAGTCGTACCATTTGGCATTGGTGTCAAGGATGCAGACCCAAAGCAGATTGAGGCCATTTCACACAACCCTTCGTTTGCCTTCATTGTGAAGGAATTCAGTGAGCTCAGCACCATCCCAGGACAGCTCAACACCTATGTGAGCCTTCCAAAGGAACAGCTGGAAGTCGTCCTGCAGCAAG CTATGGCTGAACTCGTAATGCCAAAGTTAATCGCAGAGGTCAACGATACAGATGTGACAACAGCATCATTCCCTGATGAACCTG TTGCTGGTGGTGAAAGGGATGTTGCCTTCCTCATTGATGGCACTGACAATGTCCGAGCAGATTTTCCCTACATCCGGGATTTTATCATTAAAGTAATCGAACCACTCGACATTGGGATCGACAAGGTACGAGTTTCAGTGGTTCAACACAGCGAGAGGCCATCTCCAAGTTTCTACCTGAACACTTATCAAACCAAAGATGAGGTGATAAGAGCTGTTAATGGTTTGTCCGTGGCTGGTGGACGTAGTCTGAACACGGGAGCTGCTCTGAGATTCATGAAGGACACCATCTTCTCTGAAAGGCTGGGCAGCCGGACTGCGCAAAATGTCCCTCAGTTTCTGATCGTTCTGAGTGGAAGCAGTTCCAGGGATAACGTGAAGGAACCTGCTGGTTCACTGAAGACAGAGGGAGTCGTACCATTTGGCATTGGTGTCAAGGATGCAGACCCAAAGCAGATTGAGGCCATTTCACACAACCCTTCGTTTGCCTTCATTGTGAAGGAATTCAGTGAGCTCAGCACCATCCCAGGACAGCTCAACACCTATGTGAGCCTTCCAAAGGAACAGCTGGAAGTCGTCCTGCAGCAAG AGATTCGTCTGTGGAAACTGGTGGATGAGCGTGAGAAAATGATGGAGCAG GTGAAGAAACTAAAGGCTCAGCTGGAACAGAAGACTCAGAAGAACGGCACGGAGAGCAACTCAAGCCCAGATG GAGACTCTAACAGACAAATAAGTGACTTGAAGTTCAAACTTGTGAAGGCGGAACAAGAAGTCACTGCTTTGGAACAAAAC GTGACCAGACTTGAAGGTCAGGTGGTGCGATAcaagtctgcagcagagaacgcAGAGAAGGTGGAGGACGAGCTGAAGGCGGAGATACtgaaaatggagagagag TTGCGATCAGCGCTGGACAAAGTCGACGAACTCGAGTCGAACAACAGCCACCTTTCCAAGAGACTAGAGTAG
- the LOC115587829 gene encoding collagen alpha-3(VI) chain-like isoform X3 has translation MRRHRLLPLCALLGVLFAGLLPNLDAQEVLTVGNRDVIFLIDITMGTQSIVAVRDFIKRFVDVMPIGPDQVQVGVAQFSTTPRLVMDLNSYGTRDEINNALSGIRPRPGQTVNIGAALDFVRTNMLRPEKGSRLQRGVPQLILLMTSKKSSDSVEEPARALLRTGALTLAAGAKTADVDELRQIAFSENVVFALRDFRAMPRNPKAILDSLSTLAGVVVTEVPTEPVVEITTVQTQRVVRDIVFLVDGSNYIVSSFPYVRDFIINVVNQLDVRPDRVQIGLLQFAERPRIEFYLNSYSNRQDVVNKISQLRLTGGSVLKTGAAMNYALSNMFQSSTGSRRWQGVQQVLVLITGGPAQDELKSVADKLALAGVLTFTVSSGQADQALLQSVAFVPDLAYHDAQFSNLPAMAELVMPKLIAEVNDTDVTTASFPDEPVAGGERDVAFLIDGTDNVRADFPYIRDFIIKVIEPLDIGIDKVRVSVVQHSERPSPSFYLNTYQTKDEVIRAVNGLSVAGGRSLNTGAALRFMKDTIFSERLGSRTAQNVPQFLIVLSGSRSRDNVKEPAGSLKTEGVVPFGIGVKDADPKQIEAISHNPSFAFIVKEFSELSTIPGQLNTYVSLPKEQLEVVLQQVAGGERDVAFLIDGTDNVRADFPYIRDFIIKVIEPLDIGIDKVRVSVVQHSERPSPSFYLNTYQTKDEVIRAVNGLSVAGGRSLNTGAALRFMKDTIFSERLGSRTAQNVPQFLIVLSGSSSRDNVKEPAGSLKTEGVVPFGIGVKDADPKQIEAISHNPSFAFIVKEFSELSTIPGQLNTYVSLPKEQLEVVLQQEIRLWKLVDEREKMMEQVKKLKAQLEQKTQKNGTESNSSPDGEILENGTDPNIIELQRDSNRQISDLKFKLVKAEQEVTALEQNVTRLEGQVVRYKSAAENAEKVEDELKAEILKMERELRSALDKVDELESNNSHLSKRLE, from the exons ATGAGGCGGCACCGGTTGTTACCGCTGTGCGCCCTCCTGGGCGTCCTGTTCGCAGGACTCCTCCCTAACCTTGATGCTCAGGAAG TCTTGACAGTTGGAAACCGAGACGTCATTTTCCTAATCGACATTACAATGGGTACACAGAGCATCGTAGCTGTGCGTGACTTCATCAAGCGGTTTGTCGACGTCATGCCAATCGGTCCAGACCAAGTTCAAGTGGGTGTGGCCCAGTTCAGCACTACCCCACGTCTAGTGATGGATCTCAACTCTTACGGAACCAGGGATGAGATAAATAATGCTTTGAGTGGCATCAGACCAAGACCCGGGCAGACAGTCAACATTGGAGCAGCCTTGGACTTTGTGCGGACGAACATGCTGCGACCTGAGAAAGGCAGTCGCCTTCAGAGGGGGGTACCCCAGCTCATACTGTTAATGACCAGTAAAAAATCCAGTGACAGTGTGGAAGAACCTGCAAGGGCCCTGCTGAGAACGGGGGCACTGACTTTAGCTGCAGGCGCCAAGACTGCAGATGTAGATGAACTGAGGCAGATTGCCTTTTCCGAAAATGTTGTGTTCGCTCTGAGGGACTTCCGTGCAATGCCTCGTAACCCAAAGGCAATTTTGGATTCACTTTCAACACTAGCTGGGGTTGTGGTGACCGAAGTACCTACCGAGCCAG TGGTGGAGATAACCACAGTGCAGACTCAAAGAGTGGTTAGAGACATTGTCTTCCTTGTGGATGGGTCAAACTACATTGTCAGCAGCTTTCCCTATGTGAGAGACTTCATCATCAACGTGGTCAACCAGCTCGATGTACGACCTGACAGGGTCCAGATTGGTCTCCTGCAGTTTGCTGAGCGCCCCAGAATTGAATTTTATCTGAACAGCTACAGCAACAGACAAGATGTTGTGAATAAAATCTCTCAGCTGAGGCTGACTGGAGGCTCAGTTTTGAAAACAGGAGCTGCCATGAATTATGCCCTTTCCAACATGTTCCAGTCATCAACTGGGTCACGCAGATGGCAGGGAGTCCAGCAGGTGTTGGTTCTGATCACAGGTGGCCCAGCCCAGGATGAGCTTAAATCTGTAGCAGATAAATTGGCTCTGGCTGGTGTTTTGACCTTCACAGTCAGTTCTGGGCAAGCAGATCAGGCCCTTCTGCAATCTGTTGCCTTTGTTCCAGATTTGGCTTACCATGACGCACAATTCTCTAATTTACCAGCTATGGCTGAACTCGTAATGCCAAAGTTAATCGCAGAGGTCAACGATACAGATGTGACAACAGCATCATTCCCTGATGAACCTG TTGCTGGTGGTGAACGGGATGTTGCCTTCCTCATTGATGGCACTGACAATGTCCGAGCAGATTTTCCCTACATCCGGGATTTTATCATTAAAGTAATCGAACCACTCGACATTGGGATTGACAAGGTACGAGTTTCAGTGGTTCAACACAGCGAGAGGCCATCTCCAAGTTTCTACCTGAACACTTATCAAACCAAAGATGAGGTGATAAGAGCTGTTAATGGTTTGTCCGTGGCTGGTGGACGTAGTCTGAACACGGGAGCTGCTCTGAGATTCATGAAGGACACCATCTTCTCTGAAAGGCTGGGCAGCCGGACTGCGCAAAATGTCCCTCAGTTTCTGATCGTTCTGAGTGGAAGCAGGTCCAGGGATAACGTGAAGGAACCTGCTGGTTCACTGAAGACAGAGGGAGTCGTACCATTTGGCATTGGTGTCAAGGATGCAGACCCAAAGCAGATTGAGGCCATTTCACACAACCCTTCGTTTGCCTTCATTGTGAAGGAATTCAGTGAGCTCAGCACCATCCCAGGACAGCTCAACACCTATGTGAGCCTTCCAAAGGAACAGCTGGAAGTCGTCCTGCAGCAAG TTGCTGGTGGTGAAAGGGATGTTGCCTTCCTCATTGATGGCACTGACAATGTCCGAGCAGATTTTCCCTACATCCGGGATTTTATCATTAAAGTAATCGAACCACTCGACATTGGGATCGACAAGGTACGAGTTTCAGTGGTTCAACACAGCGAGAGGCCATCTCCAAGTTTCTACCTGAACACTTATCAAACCAAAGATGAGGTGATAAGAGCTGTTAATGGTTTGTCCGTGGCTGGTGGACGTAGTCTGAACACGGGAGCTGCTCTGAGATTCATGAAGGACACCATCTTCTCTGAAAGGCTGGGCAGCCGGACTGCGCAAAATGTCCCTCAGTTTCTGATCGTTCTGAGTGGAAGCAGTTCCAGGGATAACGTGAAGGAACCTGCTGGTTCACTGAAGACAGAGGGAGTCGTACCATTTGGCATTGGTGTCAAGGATGCAGACCCAAAGCAGATTGAGGCCATTTCACACAACCCTTCGTTTGCCTTCATTGTGAAGGAATTCAGTGAGCTCAGCACCATCCCAGGACAGCTCAACACCTATGTGAGCCTTCCAAAGGAACAGCTGGAAGTCGTCCTGCAGCAAG AGATTCGTCTGTGGAAACTGGTGGATGAGCGTGAGAAAATGATGGAGCAG GTGAAGAAACTAAAGGCTCAGCTGGAACAGAAGACTCAGAAGAACGGCACGGAGAGCAACTCAAGCCCAGATGGTGAAATCCTTGAAAACGGCACCGATCCAAACATCATAGAACTGCAGA GAGACTCTAACAGACAAATAAGTGACTTGAAGTTCAAACTTGTGAAGGCGGAACAAGAAGTCACTGCTTTGGAACAAAAC GTGACCAGACTTGAAGGTCAGGTGGTGCGATAcaagtctgcagcagagaacgcAGAGAAGGTGGAGGACGAGCTGAAGGCGGAGATACtgaaaatggagagagag TTGCGATCAGCGCTGGACAAAGTCGACGAACTCGAGTCGAACAACAGCCACCTTTCCAAGAGACTAGAGTAG